The bacterium DNA window CCCTCTCCCTCAGCGCCGGCGCCCGGCCGCCTGCACCGCCAGAAAACTGGAGCCCACGAGCGGGATTGAACCGCTGACCTCGTCCTTACCAAGGACGCGCTCTGCCGACTGAGCTACGTGGGCGGCTGCGGGGCGCGATCTGCGGCGCATTCCGGCGTCGCTCCGTCGCCGTCTCGCTGCGGCGTGCAGACAGCACGCCTCACTCGCCGGCTTCGTCGCTCCTTGGACTGCTTGCATCTCGCGTCCCTCGCTTAACCTTTCACACCAGCAACTGTCCAGCCAATTCTGGAGCGGGAAACGGGACTCGAACCCGCGACCCTCAGCTTGGAAGGCTGACGCTCTACCACCTGAGCTATTCCCGCGCTGCGCGGGGCGTCAAGCGCCTCGCCTCGTCCGCTTCTCGTTGCCTCAGCACTCCTTCGTATGTGGTGGGGAGGGGAGGATTCGAACCTCCGAAGGCGTCGCCGACAGATTTACAGTCTGTTCCCTTTGGCCACTCGGGAACCTCCCCGCGTCCGTCTTTCTCGCTTCCCGCTCGTTCCGTCGCGCGTCCTCCGCCCTGCCCGCTGCCTGCTGGAGCCGATGAGAGGACTCGAACCTCCAACCTACTGATTACAAATCAGTCGCTCTGCCGATTGAGCTACACCGGCCCGTCCACTTCCTTCCACGCGCACTCCTCCGCCTGTACACCAAGAAGAGTGAAGATATAGCGGTAAGACCGCGAAGTCAAGAACTTCTTTGCCGCCCCCCGCTCAGGGGCACGTCTTGCAGCCTTCCGCGTCCTTCCCTCGCTGGCCTGCGAGAGTCTTCGCCTGGGACTCCACGAGACCCCGGTAGGCCTGAAGACCGCCCTCGCCGAAGAAGAGACCGGGGTCCCCGCCCCAGCGTGTATTCGTTTCCTCTATGACTGTCAGCAGTTGCGTGAACGCACTCCCGTCCTCGTCGACGAGAATGACGCTGCGCTTTCCCTCTGCGCGCCAGCGCCCGACTTCCGCGTCCAGCCGCTCGACGAATCCCCTGGCGTCGCCCGCGTACGGCAGGACCTTGGCGCCCGGGAGTTCCTCGCCAGGGGCCGCGCCAGCCCCACGTCGGATATCCACGATCGCGACGTCCCGGCCCGCCCGCTCGGCCCGCAGCGACTGCGGGGGAACGGAGCGGACGCCGGCAAGGGCCGAACCGTCCCCGACGATCGCCCCTCCGACCGCCGCCCAGGCGGACAGCCCGCCTTTGAGCACCGCGACGGACGCGAAACCCTGCTCCCGGAGGGCGCCGCACTCCTCGAGCAGCCGCCGGCCCTCGAATCCGTCGTTCACCAGGACGAACGACGCTTGCCTCAGGAAGGGCTTGGTCTTCACGGCAAACAGCGGGACGTTGATCGAGCCAGGAATCCTTGCGCGTCCGTAACTCGCGGCGTCCCGGACATCGACGAGGATCGGCGCCTTGCCGGCGGCTGCCGTCTGCAAGCGGGAGCGGAGGACCGATGCCGGGACGAAGCAGTCCGCGGGCCCTCCCGCGGGCTCCAGCCCGGCCCCGGCGTCCGCCACTCCCGCCCCGACGGCGGGCAACGCCCAGCAGCAGATCGCGCACGCCAGCGCAGCCGCCAGCGGGCGCACCTGCCGATACCCCTTCCCTGCTCTCGCCATGGGCCTAAGGATAGACCTCCAACTCCGTCAGCCGATAGTCCGAGGAGTTGGCCACCGTGCAGTATACCCGCACGTAGCGGGCGCCCGCCGCCGGGAAGGTGACGTCCGTCGGCGCGCTGCCGCCCGAGGTGGTCGAGTACTGCGTCGTGTAATCCGTCCCATTCATGGAGGTCTGGATCTGGAAGCTGCGACCGTAATTGGTGGAACTCCAGGACACCTTGACGCGCGAGACGCTGTAATCCGCCGCGAGATCGACCTCGAGCCACTGTGTCCCTCCCGCGCTGCTCCGCCAGTAGGTCGTCG harbors:
- a CDS encoding rhodanese-like domain-containing protein, with amino-acid sequence MARAGKGYRQVRPLAAALACAICCWALPAVGAGVADAGAGLEPAGGPADCFVPASVLRSRLQTAAAGKAPILVDVRDAASYGRARIPGSINVPLFAVKTKPFLRQASFVLVNDGFEGRRLLEECGALREQGFASVAVLKGGLSAWAAVGGAIVGDGSALAGVRSVPPQSLRAERAGRDVAIVDIRRGAGAAPGEELPGAKVLPYAGDARGFVERLDAEVGRWRAEGKRSVILVDEDGSAFTQLLTVIEETNTRWGGDPGLFFGEGGLQAYRGLVESQAKTLAGQRGKDAEGCKTCP